A genomic segment from Brevundimonas mediterranea encodes:
- a CDS encoding NAD-glutamate dehydrogenase produces MTALDPRPVPVQPISPAALETSFARILGTSPGKPEQSFLAQAYEDYAADETPELDGEDLAALLAASWRAAKDYPAGSAPLITVGPLAGADGQALDYDLVRIVQTDAPFLVDSVMGALAEAGVSVRALFHPVVELGDRRLSVIMLVIDGAPQERRDALGEGLAECLTDVHAAVADHEAMTGLMRQAMQRLEATPPSVDPAVLAENIAFLKWLKSDHFVFLGARDYNYPLKADGDYEAEAPLSQSSAGLGILADPDRTVLRRASEPAVLTRQMRRQLDLSDPVTVAKANARSRVHRRAYMDYVGVKRYGADGKATGETRFVGLFTSDAYDQLAIETPLIRRKVANVLSRADKAPGSHNEKRLRNILENYPRDELFQIGEDELLSIALGILHLYDRPRIRLFTRQDPFDRFVSVLCFVPREKFDSSVRERIGQIVARAWGGRISAWYPQLSDAPLVRVHFIIGVTPGDHPVPDAAQLEHDVAEAGRGWVERFEAALRRADVADVEVGPLSTRWARAFGAAYRDRYDADEAAIDLGEMDRLNATGQVGAGESVAVRAFRNADDSRLQFRFKLYRRGPSVPLSDVLPIMADMGLKTLEEYGYPIRPLGEEEIHVHEFLMEDPRGEALVFADVKGPFERAFAAVWNGRTESDGFNRLVVELGMEWREAALIRTLARYRQQTGLDPSQSVQEEALREYPDLSRALLSLFKARFDPADGAVEAREGAVAELNAKITTLLQDVKSLDHDKALRRMAALIGAIKRTNYFQLGSDGLAKPHISIKIASSELEDLPLPKPYREIFVWAPHVEGVHLRFGPVARGGLRWSDRRDDFRTEVLGLVKAQQVKNAVIVPVGSKGGFYPKQLPRTTDREAIQGEAIRAYRTFLSGLLDITDNIAADGSVARPAHVVAWEGDDPYLVVAADKGTATFSDIANGVSAAYGFWLGDAFASGGSIGYDHKAMGITARGAWEAVKRHFREIGPRAKVWDIQTEPFTMVGVGDMSGDVFGNGALLSKATKLIAAFDHRDIFIDPTPDPAASWTERKRLFDLPRSSWQDYDKGLISQGGGVFSRSAKSIQLTPEIKAALDITEDELDPVSLIRAILKAPADLLYLGGIGTYVKSAAETDAQVGDKGTDALRINADELRVKVVGEGANLGFTQAGRIVFGQGGGRMNTDAIDNSAGVDTSDHEVNIKILVGSAVTNGVLPAEDRAPLLASMTEEVGLKVLAHNYDQTLALTLQQAEGATALDAQQRFMQALSARGKLDRKVEGLPNDARIKEMMAAGVPLARPELAVLTAYAKLELSEEIVASRAPEDPFFEQTLVRYFPQALARFEPEMKSHRLRREIIATVMANEVVNMCGPTFPDRLRGSAECDTTALIIAFEAARRVFRLDEAWDAVSALDLKISAEAQTALYREIAVVLRRQTFWLARRAKAGASVQGLIDRYRPTADALQAEGAPVLSRFEQGRLDDRVAIFAHHGAPQDLTRRIAIMRPLVAAADIGDLAQESGWPVAAMARLYHQVGAAFDFDRLRAAAGSIPSIDHFDRLAVRRMIEDLMNEQSILTRAVARVSDAAVGVSEDAAEGAVDAWIGSKLAVVEGVRASVDEIEQSGSGWTFAKLTIANAAIRDLASAAVSS; encoded by the coding sequence ATGACCGCCCTCGATCCGCGCCCCGTCCCGGTTCAGCCGATCTCCCCGGCCGCCCTGGAAACCTCATTCGCGCGGATTCTCGGCACCAGCCCCGGCAAGCCGGAGCAATCCTTCCTCGCCCAGGCGTACGAGGACTACGCCGCAGACGAGACCCCCGAGCTGGACGGCGAGGATCTGGCCGCGCTCCTGGCCGCCTCGTGGCGGGCGGCCAAGGACTATCCGGCCGGTTCCGCTCCCCTGATCACCGTCGGCCCCCTGGCCGGCGCCGATGGCCAGGCCCTGGACTATGACCTGGTCCGCATCGTCCAGACGGACGCCCCCTTCCTGGTCGACAGCGTCATGGGCGCCCTGGCCGAGGCCGGGGTCTCGGTGCGCGCCCTGTTCCACCCGGTGGTCGAGCTGGGTGATCGCCGTCTGTCGGTGATCATGCTGGTGATCGACGGCGCTCCGCAGGAACGGCGTGACGCCCTGGGCGAGGGCCTGGCCGAGTGCCTGACCGACGTCCACGCCGCCGTGGCCGACCACGAGGCCATGACCGGCCTGATGCGTCAGGCCATGCAAAGGCTGGAGGCGACGCCGCCAAGCGTCGATCCCGCGGTTCTGGCCGAAAACATCGCCTTCCTCAAATGGCTGAAGAGCGATCATTTCGTCTTCCTGGGCGCTCGCGACTATAATTACCCCCTGAAGGCCGACGGCGACTACGAGGCCGAGGCTCCGTTGAGCCAGTCGAGCGCCGGTCTGGGCATACTGGCCGACCCCGACCGCACCGTTCTGCGTCGCGCGTCGGAACCCGCCGTCCTGACCCGTCAGATGCGCCGGCAGCTGGATCTGAGCGACCCCGTCACGGTGGCCAAGGCCAACGCCCGGTCCCGCGTTCACCGGCGCGCCTACATGGATTATGTCGGGGTCAAGCGTTACGGCGCGGACGGCAAGGCGACGGGCGAGACGCGGTTCGTCGGCCTGTTCACCTCCGACGCCTATGACCAGCTGGCGATCGAAACGCCCCTGATCCGCCGCAAGGTGGCCAATGTGCTGAGCCGTGCCGACAAGGCGCCTGGCAGCCATAACGAAAAGCGGCTGCGCAATATTCTCGAGAATTATCCGCGCGACGAACTGTTCCAGATTGGTGAGGACGAGCTTCTTTCCATCGCCCTGGGCATACTTCACCTCTACGACCGGCCGCGCATCCGCCTGTTCACCCGCCAGGATCCGTTCGACCGGTTCGTCTCGGTCCTGTGCTTCGTCCCGCGCGAAAAATTCGATTCCTCGGTGCGCGAGCGGATCGGCCAGATCGTCGCCCGCGCCTGGGGCGGCCGGATCTCGGCCTGGTATCCGCAACTGTCGGACGCCCCCCTTGTGCGGGTCCATTTCATCATCGGCGTGACGCCGGGCGACCATCCGGTCCCCGACGCCGCCCAGCTTGAACATGATGTGGCCGAGGCCGGGCGCGGCTGGGTCGAGCGGTTCGAAGCCGCCTTGCGCCGCGCCGACGTGGCCGATGTCGAGGTCGGGCCGCTGAGCACCCGCTGGGCCCGCGCCTTCGGCGCCGCCTATCGCGACCGCTATGACGCCGACGAGGCCGCGATCGATCTGGGCGAGATGGACCGGCTGAACGCGACGGGACAGGTCGGAGCCGGAGAATCGGTGGCGGTCCGCGCCTTCCGCAACGCCGACGACAGCCGTCTGCAGTTCCGCTTCAAGCTCTATCGCCGCGGCCCGTCGGTGCCCCTGTCGGACGTCCTGCCGATCATGGCCGACATGGGTCTGAAGACCCTGGAGGAGTACGGCTATCCGATCCGGCCGCTGGGCGAGGAAGAGATCCACGTCCACGAATTCCTGATGGAGGATCCCCGCGGCGAGGCCCTGGTCTTCGCCGATGTGAAAGGCCCGTTCGAACGGGCCTTCGCCGCCGTGTGGAACGGCCGCACCGAGAGCGACGGTTTCAACCGTCTGGTGGTCGAACTGGGCATGGAATGGCGCGAGGCCGCCCTGATCCGCACCCTGGCCCGTTATCGCCAGCAGACAGGCCTCGATCCGTCCCAGTCGGTGCAGGAAGAAGCCCTGCGCGAATATCCCGACCTGTCGCGAGCCCTGCTGTCGCTGTTCAAGGCCCGGTTCGACCCTGCGGACGGCGCCGTTGAGGCCCGCGAAGGCGCGGTAGCCGAACTGAACGCCAAGATCACGACCCTGTTGCAGGACGTGAAGAGCCTGGACCACGACAAGGCCCTGCGCCGGATGGCCGCCCTGATCGGCGCGATCAAGCGAACCAACTATTTCCAGCTGGGTTCCGACGGCCTGGCCAAGCCGCACATCTCGATCAAGATCGCCTCGAGCGAGCTGGAAGATCTGCCGCTGCCCAAGCCCTATCGCGAGATCTTCGTCTGGGCGCCGCACGTCGAGGGGGTGCATCTGCGCTTCGGACCGGTGGCGCGGGGCGGTTTGCGCTGGTCAGACCGGCGCGACGACTTCCGCACTGAGGTGCTGGGCCTGGTCAAGGCGCAGCAGGTCAAGAACGCCGTCATCGTTCCGGTCGGCTCCAAGGGCGGCTTCTATCCCAAGCAGCTTCCACGCACGACCGATCGCGAGGCCATCCAGGGCGAGGCCATCCGCGCCTATCGCACCTTCCTGTCGGGCCTGCTGGACATCACCGACAACATCGCCGCCGACGGTTCTGTAGCCCGCCCCGCCCATGTCGTGGCCTGGGAAGGCGACGACCCCTATCTGGTCGTCGCGGCGGACAAGGGCACGGCGACCTTCTCGGACATCGCCAACGGGGTCTCGGCCGCCTACGGCTTCTGGCTGGGCGACGCCTTCGCCAGCGGCGGGTCGATCGGCTATGACCACAAGGCCATGGGCATCACCGCGCGCGGCGCCTGGGAGGCCGTCAAACGCCACTTCCGCGAGATCGGTCCGCGCGCCAAGGTCTGGGACATCCAGACCGAACCCTTCACCATGGTGGGCGTGGGCGACATGTCGGGCGACGTCTTCGGCAACGGCGCCCTGCTGTCCAAGGCGACCAAGCTGATCGCCGCCTTCGATCACCGCGACATCTTCATCGATCCCACGCCCGACCCCGCCGCCAGCTGGACCGAACGCAAACGGCTGTTCGACCTGCCGCGTTCGTCCTGGCAGGACTATGACAAGGGTCTGATTTCCCAGGGCGGCGGCGTCTTCTCGCGGTCCGCCAAGTCGATCCAGCTGACGCCTGAAATCAAGGCGGCGCTGGACATCACGGAAGACGAACTGGATCCGGTCAGCCTGATCCGGGCCATCCTGAAGGCGCCGGCGGATCTGCTGTATCTGGGCGGCATCGGCACCTATGTGAAATCGGCGGCCGAGACCGACGCCCAGGTGGGCGACAAGGGCACCGACGCCCTGCGGATCAACGCCGACGAGCTGCGGGTCAAGGTGGTGGGCGAGGGCGCGAACCTGGGCTTCACCCAGGCGGGCCGCATCGTCTTCGGCCAGGGCGGCGGCCGGATGAACACCGACGCCATCGACAACTCGGCCGGGGTCGACACCTCGGACCACGAGGTCAACATCAAGATCCTGGTCGGGTCGGCCGTGACCAACGGGGTCCTGCCGGCCGAGGACCGCGCCCCGCTGCTGGCCTCGATGACCGAGGAGGTGGGCCTGAAGGTGCTGGCCCATAATTATGACCAGACCCTGGCCCTGACCTTGCAACAGGCCGAAGGCGCGACCGCCCTGGACGCCCAGCAACGCTTCATGCAGGCCCTGTCGGCGCGCGGCAAACTGGACCGCAAGGTCGAAGGCCTGCCGAACGACGCCCGCATCAAGGAGATGATGGCGGCCGGGGTTCCGCTGGCCCGGCCGGAACTGGCGGTCCTGACCGCCTACGCCAAGCTGGAGCTGTCGGAAGAGATCGTCGCCTCACGCGCGCCGGAAGACCCCTTCTTCGAACAGACCCTGGTCCGCTATTTCCCGCAGGCCCTGGCCCGGTTCGAGCCGGAGATGAAGAGCCACCGTCTGCGGCGCGAGATCATCGCCACCGTCATGGCCAACGAAGTCGTCAACATGTGCGGTCCGACCTTCCCGGACCGGCTGCGCGGCTCCGCCGAGTGCGACACCACCGCCCTGATCATCGCCTTCGAGGCGGCGCGGCGCGTGTTCCGCCTGGACGAAGCCTGGGACGCGGTCTCGGCCCTGGACCTGAAGATCTCGGCCGAGGCCCAGACCGCCCTCTATCGCGAGATCGCCGTGGTGCTGCGCCGCCAGACCTTCTGGCTGGCGCGTCGCGCCAAGGCCGGGGCTTCGGTCCAGGGCCTGATCGACCGCTATCGTCCGACCGCCGACGCGCTTCAGGCCGAGGGCGCGCCGGTTCTGTCGCGGTTCGAACAGGGCCGTCTGGATGATCGTGTCGCCATCTTCGCCCATCATGGAGCGCCGCAGGATCTGACCCGCCGCATCGCCATCATGCGCCCCCTGGTGGCCGCCGCCGATATCGGCGATCTGGCCCAGGAGAGCGGCTGGCCGGTCGCGGCCATGGCGCGGCTGTATCACCAGGTCGGCGCCGCCTTCGACTTCGACCGGTTGCGCGCCGCCGCCGGTTCGATCCCGTCGATCGATCATTTCGACCGGCTGGCCGTGCGTCGCATGATCGAGGACCTGATGAACGAACAGTCGATCCTGACCCGCGCCGTGGCCCGGGTCTCGGACGCCGCGGTCGGGGTCAGCGAGGATGCGGCCGAGGGCGCCGTGGACGCCTGGATCGGTTCGAAACTGGCCGTGGTCGAAGGCGTGCGCGCCTCGGTGGACGAGATCGAACAGTCCGGATCGGGCTGGACCTTCGCCAAGCTGACCATCGCCAATGCAGCGATCCGCGATCTGGCGTCCGCAGCGGTGAGTTCTTGA
- a CDS encoding NifU family protein, producing the protein MFIQTEPTPNPNVLKFLPGREVSPLAVLDYRTIDAATASPLAEALFELEGVDGVFFGADYVSVTRQERGPDWSEMKAPILGVIMDHFVSGRPLTVAGSETETHAEDDSEIVAEIKALLDSRIRPAVAQDGGDILFDAFDEATGVLSLRMRGACSGCPSSSATLKAGVEQMMRHYVPEVTRVEQTL; encoded by the coding sequence ATGTTCATTCAGACCGAACCCACGCCCAATCCCAATGTGCTGAAGTTCCTGCCGGGCCGCGAGGTTTCTCCGCTCGCCGTGCTGGACTACCGCACCATCGACGCGGCGACCGCCTCGCCCCTGGCCGAGGCCCTGTTCGAACTCGAGGGCGTCGACGGCGTCTTCTTCGGCGCCGACTATGTGTCGGTGACCCGACAGGAGCGCGGGCCGGACTGGTCGGAGATGAAGGCCCCGATCCTGGGCGTCATCATGGATCATTTCGTCTCGGGCCGGCCATTGACCGTCGCGGGGTCTGAAACCGAGACCCATGCCGAGGACGACAGCGAGATCGTGGCCGAGATCAAGGCCCTGCTGGACAGCCGCATCCGACCCGCCGTGGCCCAGGACGGCGGCGACATCCTGTTCGACGCCTTTGATGAGGCGACCGGGGTGCTGAGCCTGCGGATGCGCGGCGCCTGTTCCGGCTGCCCTTCCTCTTCGGCGACGCTGAAGGCCGGGGTCGAACAGATGATGCGCCACTATGTGCCCGAGGTGACGCGGGTCGAGCAGACCCTCTGA
- a CDS encoding universal stress protein, with the protein MPRKFLVVVDDSPEFEAALRFACRRARSTGGRVVMLRVLPSNSDAHWSGVREEIERQQREEAETLLNRLGEEALERSGAPPVFLIEQGEAQGAIKKVVGDDPDIKILVLAAGTGSRGPGPLVSAIIKQGAQLGGRKLPVTIVPGELTEAEIEDLA; encoded by the coding sequence ATGCCGAGAAAATTCCTGGTCGTCGTCGATGACAGTCCCGAGTTCGAGGCGGCGCTGCGCTTCGCCTGCCGACGCGCGCGCTCGACCGGCGGAAGGGTGGTCATGCTGCGGGTTCTCCCGTCCAACAGCGACGCCCACTGGTCTGGCGTTCGTGAGGAAATCGAACGCCAGCAGCGGGAAGAGGCCGAAACCCTGCTGAACCGGCTGGGGGAGGAGGCGCTGGAGCGATCCGGCGCACCGCCCGTCTTCCTGATCGAACAGGGCGAGGCCCAGGGCGCGATCAAGAAGGTGGTCGGCGACGATCCCGACATCAAGATTCTGGTTCTGGCCGCCGGGACCGGGTCGCGGGGACCGGGGCCGCTGGTGTCGGCCATCATCAAACAGGGGGCGCAGCTGGGCGGGCGCAAGCTGCCGGTCACCATCGTTCCCGGCGAGCTGACCGAGGCCGAGATCGAGGACCTGGCCTAG
- the tsaB gene encoding tRNA (adenosine(37)-N6)-threonylcarbamoyltransferase complex dimerization subunit type 1 TsaB: MRLLVIDTALGACTAAVFEDERPLAVRFEPMAKGHQERLGGLVRDVMAEAGGGFDALDRIGVTVGPGSFTGLRVGLAFAQGLGAALDRPVVGVSALDGLAASVDSAGPPVAALIDARRGQVYAKLFIDGAAVGPDEALSLDEAARRITALGKEVRLVGSGAAVLVEAFPDLSMASMDPRVAPSAQALGRLVAAADPADHPPRPLYLRAPDATPPTRLPGQPRQPVP; the protein is encoded by the coding sequence ATGAGACTTCTGGTGATCGATACGGCGCTCGGCGCCTGCACGGCGGCGGTGTTCGAGGACGAGCGACCCTTGGCCGTTCGTTTCGAACCCATGGCCAAGGGCCATCAGGAACGCCTGGGCGGTCTGGTGCGCGACGTCATGGCCGAGGCCGGCGGGGGGTTCGATGCCCTGGATCGGATCGGGGTCACTGTCGGACCCGGCTCCTTCACCGGCTTGCGGGTCGGTCTGGCCTTCGCCCAGGGGCTGGGCGCGGCCCTGGATCGGCCGGTGGTCGGGGTGTCGGCCCTGGATGGACTGGCCGCGTCTGTGGATTCGGCCGGACCGCCGGTCGCGGCCCTGATCGACGCCCGGCGAGGCCAGGTCTACGCCAAGCTGTTCATCGACGGCGCGGCCGTCGGTCCGGACGAGGCCTTGTCGCTGGACGAGGCGGCGCGACGAATCACCGCCCTGGGGAAAGAGGTTCGACTGGTCGGCTCCGGCGCCGCCGTCCTGGTCGAGGCCTTTCCTGACTTGAGCATGGCGTCCATGGACCCCCGCGTCGCGCCGTCGGCCCAGGCCCTGGGGCGACTGGTCGCCGCGGCCGATCCCGCCGACCATCCGCCCCGCCCCTTGTATCTTCGCGCGCCGGACGCCACGCCGCCCACCCGCCTGCCGGGTCAGCCGCGCCAGCCGGTCCCATGA
- a CDS encoding helix-turn-helix domain-containing protein, with the protein MDRTPPTARQTARAPEPLDAVVGARIASRRTALGLSQTALGALIGVSCQQVQKYEGGQNRISASRLHNLALALGLPVGAFFPEPADEAEIPELSMMRTMAATPEGRAMAAGFSRIEDRAVRQALTRLVEVLSRAA; encoded by the coding sequence ATGGACAGGACGCCCCCTACTGCTCGCCAGACGGCCCGCGCGCCGGAACCCTTGGACGCCGTCGTCGGCGCCCGGATCGCATCACGACGCACGGCCCTGGGTCTGTCGCAGACCGCCCTGGGCGCCCTGATCGGGGTCAGCTGCCAACAGGTTCAGAAGTACGAAGGCGGTCAGAACCGGATTTCGGCCTCGCGGCTGCACAATCTGGCCCTGGCCCTTGGACTGCCCGTCGGAGCCTTCTTTCCCGAGCCGGCGGACGAGGCCGAAATCCCCGAACTGTCGATGATGCGGACCATGGCTGCGACACCGGAAGGCCGGGCGATGGCCGCCGGTTTTTCCCGCATCGAAGACCGCGCGGTGCGTCAGGCCCTGACGCGACTGGTGGAGGTTCTGTCTCGCGCGGCCTAG
- a CDS encoding GNAT family N-acetyltransferase gives MTPADPALLARLHAQAFAAPWSEAEFADLLGQAGVFAVVEPDGFILVRVVLDEAEILTLAVRPEARRAGLGGRLTGRGAVAAAQAGASRLFLEVAEDNVAARALYDRAGFRPLGRRKAYYAAPDGGRTDALVLSLDLAADPEKPALP, from the coding sequence ATGACGCCCGCCGACCCGGCCCTGCTGGCGCGACTGCACGCCCAGGCCTTCGCCGCGCCGTGGAGCGAGGCCGAGTTTGCGGACCTTCTGGGCCAGGCCGGGGTCTTCGCCGTGGTCGAACCCGACGGTTTCATCCTGGTTCGGGTCGTGCTGGACGAGGCCGAAATCCTGACCCTGGCGGTCCGGCCCGAGGCGCGCCGGGCCGGTCTGGGCGGGCGTTTGACGGGGCGGGGGGCGGTGGCCGCCGCCCAGGCCGGAGCCTCGCGTCTGTTTCTGGAGGTGGCCGAAGACAATGTCGCCGCCCGCGCCCTGTACGACCGAGCCGGCTTTCGGCCCCTCGGCCGTCGCAAGGCCTATTACGCCGCGCCGGACGGGGGACGGACCGACGCCCTGGTCCTGAGTCTGGACCTCGCGGCAGATCCTGAAAAGCCGGCGCTTCCCTGA
- a CDS encoding AI-2E family transporter → MKNPLTMQSSAVSRNAAALIATVAAGAAVYWLRDILTPLAMALFLLIMIDGVKRTVAARTPLNDRWAGVAALVLVVLAFFASIGIIVNGAAGFFGEASGVSQNIGPRIDQIIRDVYGMARLNNPPTAQELINGVDIRGYVASIAIQAQGIASGAFFVMVYLGFLLASQIGFRRKIVTMFPQKRQRDEAIAVFERVRGGVEGYIWVQTVTGAMICVVAWILMRAVGLQNAEFWTFVIFIVGFIPVLGGAVAGLAPPLFALVQFPSYWPALILLVGLQTILFIVGNMIQPRMQGDNQNIDPVVVLLSLAFWGKLWGVVGMFLSTPLAVMAMAILAEFQGSRWMAILLSGDGEPYADEGKSNRKKAGETETETEGRAGA, encoded by the coding sequence ATGAAGAACCCCCTCACCATGCAGTCTTCGGCCGTATCGCGGAACGCCGCCGCCCTGATCGCGACCGTCGCTGCGGGCGCGGCCGTCTACTGGCTTCGGGACATACTGACGCCTCTGGCCATGGCCCTGTTCCTGCTGATCATGATCGACGGGGTGAAGCGGACCGTGGCGGCCCGGACCCCGCTGAACGACCGCTGGGCCGGTGTCGCCGCCCTCGTATTGGTGGTTCTGGCCTTCTTCGCCTCCATCGGCATCATCGTGAACGGTGCGGCGGGCTTCTTCGGAGAAGCCTCGGGCGTTTCGCAGAATATCGGACCGCGCATCGATCAGATCATCCGCGACGTCTACGGCATGGCGCGCCTGAACAATCCGCCGACGGCCCAGGAGCTGATCAACGGCGTCGATATTCGCGGCTATGTCGCCTCCATCGCCATACAGGCCCAGGGCATCGCCTCCGGGGCCTTCTTCGTCATGGTCTACCTGGGCTTTCTCCTGGCCTCGCAGATCGGCTTCCGACGCAAGATCGTCACCATGTTCCCGCAAAAGCGCCAGCGCGACGAAGCGATCGCAGTGTTCGAACGGGTTCGCGGCGGGGTCGAGGGCTATATCTGGGTCCAGACCGTCACCGGCGCCATGATCTGCGTCGTGGCCTGGATCCTGATGCGCGCCGTGGGGCTTCAGAACGCCGAGTTCTGGACCTTCGTCATCTTCATCGTCGGCTTCATTCCCGTGCTGGGCGGGGCCGTGGCGGGACTGGCGCCCCCCCTGTTCGCCCTGGTGCAATTCCCCAGCTACTGGCCGGCCCTGATCCTGCTGGTCGGGCTTCAGACCATATTGTTCATCGTCGGCAATATGATCCAGCCGCGGATGCAGGGCGACAACCAGAACATCGACCCCGTCGTGGTCCTGCTGTCCCTGGCCTTCTGGGGCAAGCTGTGGGGCGTTGTGGGCATGTTCCTGTCCACCCCTCTGGCGGTCATGGCCATGGCGATCCTGGCTGAATTCCAGGGATCACGCTGGATGGCCATCCTGCTGTCGGGCGACGGCGAACCCTATGCCGACGAGGGCAAGTCGAACCGGAAGAAGGCGGGCGAGACCGAGACGGAAACAGAGGGCAGGGCCGGAGCCTGA
- a CDS encoding helicase HerA-like domain-containing protein, with protein MSDAPAGLFLGQSDAAQPEALLFHRANRHGVVAGATGTGKTVTLQIMAQGFSDAGVPVFCADVKGDLSGISQVGTPNEKLIARATEMGLTLTPRAAPTVFWDLYGQKGHPIRTTVSEIGPVLMSRMLGLNEVQEGVMTVVFHIADKEGLLLLDLGDLRSLLVYVGENAERIGREVGNVAPASIAAIQRALLQLEQQGGDAFFGEPALKLEDMIRVGLDGRGQVNVLDSTRLMNSPRLYGAFLLWLLSELFEQLPEVGDPDRPRLVFFFDEAHLLFDDAPRALLDKVEQVVRLIRSKGVGVYFVTQNPADIPDSVLAQLGNRIQHALRAYTPSEQKGLKAASQSFRANPAFDTAEAIQGLGVGEALVSVLDEKGAPTVVARTKIRPPASRLGPATEAERAAVMAASPVRGLYDQTLNRESAEEILAARHAASDRAETQARAQSDAAKAAEAQAKSNEKAVRADVRERARTTPRARTSNRQTPMEALTKSVLRTAGSTLTRELLRGLLGGLKRR; from the coding sequence ATGTCCGACGCCCCTGCCGGCCTATTCCTCGGCCAGTCCGACGCCGCCCAGCCGGAAGCCCTGCTGTTTCACCGCGCCAACCGACACGGCGTGGTCGCCGGCGCCACGGGCACCGGCAAGACGGTCACCCTTCAGATCATGGCTCAGGGCTTCTCTGACGCCGGGGTGCCGGTCTTCTGCGCCGATGTGAAGGGGGACCTTTCGGGCATTTCCCAGGTCGGAACGCCGAACGAGAAGCTGATCGCCCGGGCGACCGAAATGGGCCTGACCCTGACGCCGCGAGCGGCTCCGACCGTCTTCTGGGACCTGTACGGACAGAAGGGCCACCCGATCCGCACGACCGTGTCAGAGATCGGTCCGGTGCTGATGTCCCGGATGCTGGGCCTCAACGAGGTGCAGGAAGGCGTGATGACCGTCGTCTTCCATATCGCCGACAAGGAGGGCCTGCTGCTGCTGGACCTGGGCGATCTGCGCAGTCTGCTGGTCTATGTGGGCGAGAACGCCGAGCGGATCGGCCGCGAGGTCGGCAATGTCGCCCCCGCCTCCATCGCCGCCATCCAACGCGCCCTGCTGCAGCTTGAACAACAGGGCGGCGACGCCTTCTTCGGGGAACCGGCCCTGAAGCTGGAGGACATGATCCGCGTCGGCCTCGACGGGCGCGGTCAGGTCAATGTGCTGGACTCCACGCGGCTGATGAACAGCCCGCGCCTGTATGGGGCCTTCCTGCTGTGGCTGTTGTCGGAGCTGTTCGAACAGCTGCCTGAGGTGGGCGATCCCGACCGGCCGCGCCTGGTCTTCTTCTTCGACGAGGCCCATCTGCTGTTCGACGACGCCCCGCGCGCCCTGCTGGACAAGGTCGAACAGGTGGTGCGGTTGATCCGGTCCAAGGGGGTGGGCGTCTATTTCGTCACCCAGAATCCAGCCGACATTCCCGACAGCGTCCTGGCCCAACTCGGCAATCGTATCCAGCACGCGCTCCGGGCCTATACGCCGTCGGAACAGAAGGGGTTGAAGGCCGCCTCGCAGAGCTTCCGCGCCAATCCCGCCTTCGATACGGCCGAGGCCATCCAGGGCCTGGGCGTGGGCGAGGCCCTGGTCTCGGTCCTGGACGAGAAAGGCGCCCCGACCGTCGTGGCCCGCACGAAGATCCGGCCGCCGGCCTCGCGCCTGGGCCCGGCGACCGAGGCCGAGCGCGCCGCCGTCATGGCCGCCAGCCCGGTGCGCGGCCTCTATGACCAGACGCTGAACCGCGAATCCGCCGAGGAAATCCTCGCGGCCCGCCATGCCGCCTCCGATCGGGCCGAGACTCAGGCCAGGGCGCAGTCGGACGCCGCCAAGGCCGCCGAAGCTCAGGCGAAATCGAACGAGAAGGCGGTAAGGGCGGACGTCAGGGAACGGGCCCGGACGACGCCGCGCGCCAGAACCTCCAATCGTCAGACCCCGATGGAGGCCCTGACCAAGTCGGTGTTGCGCACGGCCGGGTCCACCCTCACCCGCGAACTGTTGCGGGGATTGCTGGGCGGGCTGAAGCGGCGCTAG
- a CDS encoding helix-turn-helix domain-containing protein, translated as MPRFVPDPEVLCLGEALAALRRRRGLSQAEAGARLDMTSQGWGLYESGRRPGLFRPDVQRRLTGALDATPEALALLVSGAQTPHVDPAATGLESRGRGFDGPPPVVVKHLKVRDDALSPWAEPGVILEYQPDLWPRGGQGCVIEMKDGDLRPRLFDRSEDDRLHVRGAGALDRAEVIDRQSVARISAVIARRES; from the coding sequence ATGCCGCGTTTCGTTCCTGATCCTGAAGTCCTTTGTCTGGGCGAGGCCCTGGCCGCCCTGCGCCGTCGGCGCGGCCTGTCCCAGGCCGAGGCCGGAGCGCGTCTGGACATGACCAGCCAGGGCTGGGGCCTCTATGAATCCGGTCGCCGGCCCGGCCTGTTCCGGCCCGATGTCCAGCGTCGCCTGACCGGGGCGCTGGACGCCACGCCCGAAGCCCTGGCCTTGCTCGTTTCGGGCGCCCAGACGCCGCACGTCGATCCGGCCGCGACAGGCCTGGAAAGCCGGGGACGCGGCTTCGACGGCCCGCCGCCTGTCGTCGTGAAACACCTGAAGGTTCGCGATGACGCCCTCTCCCCCTGGGCCGAACCGGGCGTCATCCTCGAATACCAACCGGACCTGTGGCCCAGGGGCGGCCAGGGCTGCGTCATCGAGATGAAGGACGGCGATCTACGCCCGCGCCTCTTTGACCGGTCCGAGGACGACCGCCTCCATGTCCGGGGGGCGGGCGCGCTGGACCGGGCGGAGGTGATCGACCGCCAGTCCGTGGCCCGCATCTCGGCCGTGATCGCCCGCCGCGAATCATGA